The region TCATCATTCCATTAATCATCATCTAAATAAATAATTAAGGGTTTTCTTTCGCGCTTCTGATTATTCAAAAATCCGGTCTTTTTAAGTCTCGCGATCTCAAGCGCTTCTTCGTAGGTGGGATGGGGAGATTCCCAGTAGGAAAAGACTAACTCTGCACCCGATTGAATCGCTTTTGCAATTCTTTTGTTGCCTTTTCCGTTTAAATGTTTTTCCAAGCGTCCGCGTATGCAGTCGTCTGATTTGCCGATGTATTGGACTTCAGGAGATTCCCAGATATGGTAAATTCCTTTGAGATTAGGCTCTATCTCATTAACACAAGTCTCATTAAAGAGTCCTCCTTTGATTTCGTCTTTAGCGAACAATAGAGAATCTGAGTTCTGCCCAACGGTTTTACGGGTAGAAGTCTTAGTGCGAGAAGATAGAGGGGAATTTTTTGATTTTGCAATGGAGGATACAGACTTAAAGCTGTCT is a window of Roseofilum capinflatum BLCC-M114 DNA encoding:
- a CDS encoding GIY-YIG nuclease family protein, encoding MPLAEEIVTFQRRIHQSLNGFYEIQKLSEALKSCETDELRERFAEIQDLCEGGIFDIKQLIEHLHDINRQWGSKSLDSFKSVSSIAKSKNSPLSSRTKTSTRKTVGQNSDSLLFAKDEIKGGLFNETCVNEIEPNLKGIYHIWESPEVQYIGKSDDCIRGRLEKHLNGKGNKRIAKAIQSGAELVFSYWESPHPTYEEALEIARLKKTGFLNNQKRERKPLIIYLDDD